In Yersinia enterocolitica subsp. enterocolitica, one DNA window encodes the following:
- the glgX gene encoding glycogen debranching protein GlgX → MTTLTSGSPTPMGAHFDGVGINFTLFSAHAEQVELCLFDDNNQELRIPLPARSGDIWHGYLPGGKPGQRYGYRVSGPFNPQQGHRFNPHKLLIDPYARALDRKVGDDPSLQGGVSQPDYRDSAAVAPKCIVVHEEYDWQGDRRPTIPWGNTVIYEAHVRGLTQLHPDIPADLRGTYAGLAHPAMIQYLQKLGITTLELLPVQFHIDEPRLQKMGLSNYWGYNVLAPYAVDPDYASGREGISPLRELRDAVKALHQAGIEVILDVVFNHSAELDVFGPTLCQRGIDNASYYWLTSEGEYDNMTGCGNTLRLSQPYVMQWVLDCLRYWVDSCHIDGFRFDLGTVLGRSPAFDQHAPLFAALAADKQLCNCKMIAEPWDIGLGGYQLGNFPTGFSEWNDQYRDAMRRFWLRGDLPLGQFAQHFAASSNLFKHRERLPSASINQITAHDGFTLQDLLCFNQKHNQINGEENRDGSDNNLSNNFGSEGLVADDAIWQRRKACQRALLTTLLLSQGTPMLLAGDEHGHSQQGNNNAYCQNNILTWLDWGSADRELTAFTAELIRLRQQIPALIQDSWWEDGDGNVQWLDSQGEALSDGAWEQGCQKQLQIRLSQRWLVVINATDQACEMHLPVGEWVVIPPFEPSEHTEPLTVWNGSAHTVCVLTQKF, encoded by the coding sequence ATGACGACGCTGACGAGTGGCTCCCCGACGCCAATGGGTGCTCATTTTGATGGTGTCGGGATAAATTTCACTTTGTTTTCGGCCCATGCAGAGCAGGTGGAACTGTGCCTGTTTGATGATAATAACCAGGAGCTGCGGATACCGTTACCGGCCCGCAGTGGGGATATCTGGCATGGCTATCTTCCCGGAGGAAAGCCGGGGCAGCGCTATGGTTACCGTGTCAGTGGGCCATTTAACCCGCAACAAGGCCACCGTTTTAATCCCCACAAGCTATTGATAGACCCTTATGCTCGTGCGCTGGATAGAAAAGTGGGTGATGACCCCAGCTTACAGGGTGGGGTGAGTCAGCCCGATTATCGCGACAGTGCTGCTGTAGCTCCAAAGTGTATTGTGGTGCATGAAGAATATGATTGGCAGGGGGATCGCCGACCAACCATTCCTTGGGGCAATACCGTCATTTATGAAGCCCATGTACGCGGCTTAACTCAATTGCACCCGGATATTCCGGCAGATCTGCGTGGCACGTACGCCGGTTTGGCTCATCCAGCCATGATTCAATACTTGCAAAAACTGGGTATAACGACGTTGGAGTTGCTACCAGTGCAATTCCATATTGATGAGCCACGGTTGCAGAAGATGGGGCTGAGTAATTACTGGGGCTATAACGTACTCGCTCCCTATGCGGTTGACCCGGATTATGCTTCTGGTCGTGAAGGGATATCCCCTCTGCGAGAGTTGCGCGATGCAGTGAAAGCACTGCATCAAGCCGGTATTGAAGTGATTTTGGATGTGGTATTCAACCACAGTGCAGAGCTGGATGTGTTTGGCCCCACTCTGTGTCAGCGTGGGATCGACAATGCCAGCTACTACTGGCTCACCTCTGAGGGTGAATATGACAACATGACCGGTTGTGGCAATACATTGCGCCTTAGCCAACCTTATGTGATGCAGTGGGTGCTTGATTGCCTGCGTTATTGGGTTGATAGCTGCCACATTGATGGTTTCCGCTTTGATTTGGGGACGGTTTTGGGGCGCTCACCGGCTTTCGACCAACATGCTCCTTTGTTTGCCGCACTGGCGGCTGATAAACAGCTTTGTAATTGCAAGATGATTGCAGAGCCTTGGGATATCGGCTTGGGGGGGTATCAATTGGGTAACTTTCCCACCGGTTTTAGCGAATGGAATGACCAATATCGCGATGCCATGCGCCGCTTCTGGTTACGCGGCGATTTACCTTTGGGGCAATTCGCCCAGCACTTTGCAGCATCCAGCAATTTATTCAAACATCGGGAGCGTTTGCCTTCCGCTAGCATCAATCAAATTACCGCCCACGATGGTTTTACCCTGCAAGATTTGCTGTGTTTTAACCAAAAACACAACCAAATCAACGGAGAAGAAAACCGTGATGGCAGTGATAACAATCTGAGCAATAATTTTGGTAGTGAAGGTTTGGTGGCGGATGACGCTATCTGGCAACGGCGCAAAGCGTGCCAGCGCGCATTACTGACCACTTTGTTACTTTCACAGGGTACACCGATGTTGCTGGCTGGCGATGAGCACGGCCATAGTCAGCAGGGCAACAACAATGCGTATTGTCAGAACAACATTCTCACCTGGCTCGACTGGGGGAGCGCAGATCGAGAATTAACGGCATTTACTGCCGAACTTATTCGGTTACGCCAGCAGATTCCGGCTCTGATTCAAGATTCATGGTGGGAAGACGGCGATGGCAATGTGCAATGGCTGGATAGTCAGGGCGAAGCGCTGAGTGATGGGGCTTGGGAGCAGGGTTGCCAGAAACAACTACAAATACGGTTATCTCAGCGCTGGCTGGTGGTGATTAATGCCACTGATCAAGCGTGTGAAATGCATTTACCTGTGGGGGAATGGGTGGTGATTCCTCCTTTTGAGCCGTCAGAGCATACGGAACCATTAACCGTATGGAATGGGTCTGCGCATACCGTTTGCGTGCTCACACAGAAATTTTAA
- the glgB gene encoding 1,4-alpha-glucan branching protein GlgB, with the protein MSVLPDRQVINQIISGHYADPFSVLGMHQTERGLQVCALLPDAQEVWLIDTKTGRRVAQLDCEDPRGFFAVQLTRRKNPFRYQFAVTWQESTQIIEDPYRFGTLLQDIDTWLLAEGTHLRPYERLGAHLMSLDEVPGVSFAVWAPNAQRVSVVGEFNFWDGRRHPMRLRRENGIWELFLPGVQAGQLYKFEIIDCHGQVRLKADPYAFKAQMRPETASLISPLPDVVENTPARQKANDLRSPISIYEVHLGSWRRHTDNNFWLSYGELADQLVEYVKYMGFTHVELLPINEHPFDGSWGYQPLGLYAPTRRFGTPQDFKDFVAKFHEAGINVILDWVPGHFPSDEHGLSTFDGTALYEYADPREGYHQDWNTLIYNYGRNEVRNYLAGNAFYWMERFGIDALRIDAVASMIYRDYSRAEGQWVPNYYGGRENLEAIAFLRYTNHTIGVERPGGVTMAEESTDFPGVTLPPDAGGLGFNYKWNMGWMHDTLNYMQCDPVHRKYHHNLMTFGMLYAYTENFILPISHDEVVHGKRSVLDRMPGDAWQKFANLRAYYGFMWAHPGKKLLFMGCEFAQGREWNFDTSLDWHLLDDENGWHKGVQRWVRDLNHCYQQYAPLYELDYQPAGFEWLVVDDHENSVFAFLRRDADGNELIVISNFTPVPRYNYRVGVPQSGHYREVLNSDSAFYRGSNMGNQGGIHSHPVSSHNHAHSLLLTLPPLSTIYLTRGG; encoded by the coding sequence ATGTCAGTACTTCCCGACCGTCAGGTGATTAATCAGATTATTTCCGGCCATTATGCCGATCCTTTTTCCGTATTGGGTATGCACCAAACAGAGCGAGGATTACAGGTTTGTGCGTTATTGCCAGATGCCCAAGAGGTTTGGCTTATTGATACCAAGACGGGGCGTCGAGTCGCTCAATTGGATTGTGAAGATCCCCGTGGTTTTTTTGCTGTACAACTTACCCGTCGTAAAAACCCCTTCCGCTATCAATTTGCTGTTACCTGGCAAGAAAGTACACAAATCATCGAAGATCCCTACCGATTTGGCACTTTATTGCAGGATATCGATACCTGGTTATTGGCTGAAGGTACCCATTTACGCCCTTATGAACGCTTAGGGGCGCATTTGATGAGTCTGGACGAGGTGCCGGGAGTCAGCTTCGCTGTTTGGGCGCCAAATGCCCAGCGTGTCTCTGTGGTGGGGGAATTTAACTTTTGGGATGGCCGCCGTCACCCCATGCGGCTACGGCGAGAAAACGGTATTTGGGAGCTATTCCTGCCCGGTGTGCAGGCGGGGCAGCTGTATAAGTTTGAGATAATAGATTGCCACGGTCAGGTGCGGTTAAAAGCGGATCCCTACGCCTTTAAAGCCCAGATGCGGCCAGAAACAGCCTCATTGATCAGTCCGTTGCCCGATGTGGTCGAAAATACTCCTGCTCGACAAAAAGCCAATGACTTGCGTTCACCTATTTCTATTTATGAAGTCCATCTTGGTTCGTGGCGACGCCATACCGACAATAATTTTTGGCTTAGTTATGGCGAATTAGCCGATCAATTGGTCGAATACGTCAAATATATGGGCTTTACCCATGTGGAATTGCTGCCGATTAATGAGCATCCGTTTGATGGTAGTTGGGGCTATCAACCACTAGGGTTATACGCCCCGACCCGCCGCTTTGGCACACCACAAGATTTCAAAGATTTTGTCGCCAAATTCCATGAAGCCGGAATTAACGTCATTCTTGACTGGGTTCCGGGTCATTTCCCCAGTGATGAGCATGGTTTATCGACCTTTGATGGAACCGCATTATATGAATATGCCGATCCGCGTGAAGGCTACCATCAGGACTGGAATACCCTGATTTATAACTATGGTCGCAATGAAGTTCGCAACTATTTAGCGGGAAATGCATTCTACTGGATGGAGCGTTTTGGCATTGATGCATTACGTATTGATGCTGTTGCTTCAATGATTTACCGCGATTACAGCCGTGCCGAAGGGCAATGGGTGCCCAATTATTACGGTGGGCGCGAAAATCTGGAGGCGATTGCCTTCTTGCGTTATACCAACCACACCATCGGTGTTGAGCGCCCCGGTGGTGTCACTATGGCTGAGGAGTCTACTGACTTCCCTGGGGTGACATTACCTCCTGATGCGGGTGGATTGGGCTTTAACTACAAGTGGAATATGGGCTGGATGCATGACACGCTCAATTACATGCAATGTGATCCTGTTCACCGCAAATATCATCATAATCTAATGACTTTCGGTATGTTATACGCCTATACCGAGAACTTTATTTTACCGATCTCTCACGATGAAGTGGTGCATGGCAAGCGTTCAGTCCTTGATCGTATGCCAGGTGATGCATGGCAGAAATTTGCTAACTTGCGGGCCTATTATGGGTTTATGTGGGCGCATCCAGGCAAAAAATTGCTGTTTATGGGATGTGAATTCGCCCAAGGGCGTGAGTGGAATTTCGATACCAGCCTGGACTGGCATTTGCTGGATGACGAAAACGGCTGGCATAAAGGAGTACAGCGCTGGGTTCGTGATCTTAACCATTGTTATCAGCAATATGCGCCACTTTATGAGTTGGATTACCAACCGGCTGGCTTTGAGTGGTTGGTGGTGGATGACCATGAAAACTCGGTATTTGCTTTCCTGCGCCGTGACGCTGATGGTAACGAACTGATTGTTATTAGTAATTTCACGCCAGTTCCACGTTACAACTACCGCGTAGGTGTCCCGCAGAGCGGGCATTACCGTGAAGTGTTGAACTCTGATTCAGCGTTCTATCGTGGCAGCAATATGGGTAATCAGGGCGGTATTCATAGCCACCCGGTGAGCAGCCATAACCACGCGCATTCATTGCTGCTAACTCTGCCACCGCTGTCGACTATTTATCTGACACGGGGGGGGTAG
- a CDS encoding sensor histidine kinase: protein MGVSQVELIFSLLQQMCVYLVIAYLLSKTPLFIPLMQVTIRLPHKLVCYLTFSMFCIMGTYFGLHIDDSIANTRAIGAVLGGVLGGPSVGFLVGLTGGLHRYSMGGMTATACMLSTITEGLLGGLLHSYLIRKNRLDLLFQPLVVAAITLVAEVLQMLIILAVARPFHEAVELVENIALPMMITNTIGAAMFMRILLDRRAIFEKYTTAFSAKALQIAARAEGLLRHGFDQQNSMRVARILYEELGVGAVAITDREKLLAFIGTGSDHHKVGGTITSDHTHRAIELNQVVYADGNAVPYTCSISPTCKLGSTLVIPLRGEEHRVIGSIKLYEPKTKLFSSINRTLGEGIAHLLSAQILAGEFEQQKQMLAQSEIKLLHAQVNPHFLFNALNTLSVVIRRNPDHARKLVLSLSTFFRKNLKRSHDVVTLSDEIEHVNAYLEIEKARFADRLSVEISLPDELMEARLPAFSLQPVVENAIKHGISQMFSNGRITLHGKLDEHVLVLEVEDNAGLYQPRPNGDGLGMNLVDRRIKVRYGSEYGVTVINKAEEFTRIIIKLPFITASES, encoded by the coding sequence ATGGGCGTTAGCCAGGTCGAACTGATTTTTTCCCTTTTACAACAGATGTGTGTCTATCTGGTCATCGCCTATCTGTTGAGCAAAACACCGCTATTTATCCCCTTAATGCAGGTTACCATTAGGTTGCCCCATAAACTGGTGTGCTACCTCACGTTTTCCATGTTTTGCATCATGGGAACCTATTTTGGTTTGCATATTGATGACTCCATCGCCAATACCCGCGCTATCGGTGCCGTATTAGGTGGCGTGTTGGGGGGGCCATCAGTCGGTTTTCTGGTGGGGCTAACGGGCGGCTTACATCGCTACTCCATGGGAGGAATGACCGCCACCGCCTGTATGTTATCTACCATCACCGAAGGGTTATTAGGCGGGCTACTCCATAGCTATTTGATCCGCAAAAATCGCCTCGACCTGTTATTCCAGCCCTTGGTTGTCGCCGCTATTACCTTGGTAGCCGAAGTCCTGCAAATGTTGATTATTCTGGCAGTGGCGCGCCCCTTCCATGAAGCTGTCGAATTAGTTGAGAATATTGCCCTGCCAATGATGATAACCAACACCATCGGTGCCGCGATGTTTATGCGTATCTTATTGGATAGACGGGCTATTTTTGAAAAATACACCACCGCATTCTCAGCCAAAGCGTTACAAATTGCCGCGCGAGCGGAAGGATTATTGCGCCACGGTTTTGATCAGCAAAACAGTATGCGAGTGGCGCGTATTTTGTATGAGGAACTGGGTGTGGGCGCGGTAGCCATCACTGACCGTGAGAAACTGCTGGCGTTTATTGGCACCGGCTCAGACCACCATAAAGTGGGAGGAACCATTACTTCCGACCATACCCACCGGGCGATTGAGCTGAATCAGGTGGTCTACGCCGACGGCAACGCCGTACCCTATACCTGTTCAATTTCACCGACCTGTAAGCTAGGTTCTACCTTGGTTATCCCGTTGCGCGGCGAAGAGCATCGGGTGATTGGCAGCATCAAGTTGTATGAACCGAAAACCAAGCTGTTCTCCAGTATCAACCGCACATTGGGTGAAGGCATTGCTCACCTGCTCTCGGCCCAAATTCTGGCCGGTGAATTTGAGCAGCAAAAACAGATGTTGGCACAATCCGAAATCAAACTGCTTCACGCGCAGGTCAACCCACATTTTCTGTTTAACGCGCTCAATACTCTGTCAGTGGTGATCCGGCGCAACCCAGACCATGCCCGTAAACTGGTACTGTCTCTGTCGACATTCTTTCGCAAAAACCTCAAACGCAGTCATGATGTGGTCACACTGAGTGATGAAATTGAACATGTGAATGCTTATCTGGAAATAGAAAAAGCACGGTTTGCAGATCGCCTGAGTGTTGAAATTTCATTACCAGATGAGTTGATGGAGGCGCGTTTACCGGCATTTTCGCTACAACCGGTGGTAGAAAATGCCATCAAACACGGTATTTCGCAGATGTTCAGCAATGGTCGTATCACCTTGCATGGCAAGTTGGATGAGCATGTTCTGGTGCTGGAAGTCGAGGATAATGCCGGATTGTATCAACCACGGCCAAATGGTGATGGGCTGGGTATGAACCTGGTGGATCGGCGGATTAAAGTACGTTATGGCAGTGAATACGGTGTAACCGTAATAAATAAAGCTGAGGAGTTCACCCGTATCATCATTAAACTGCCGTTTATCACCGCAAGTGAGAGCTAA
- a CDS encoding LysR substrate-binding domain-containing protein, with the protein MELRYLRYFVAVAAARHFTRAAETLGISQPPLSQQIQKLEQEIGTPLLRRLTRGVELTNAGKVFYEDACHILTLTDEAIKRAKSIARGETGKLRVGFASSTAFQPIVLQLLHAYREKYPEVILSPSEETMPVLMNDLHNEHIDVAFIRQPCDASNEFTCKVLVEEDMLLVLPHHHPLHRLPKINLQTLQHEKLIIFPREVGPGLYDAIITACYRAGFQPELGQQSPQMVSAIGMVSAGFGFTLVPRSLTTIQANNVTYHEIDDSLLKTKITLAWRRHEHSAAVLNMVNIITRKKLSAG; encoded by the coding sequence ATGGAATTACGTTATCTACGCTATTTTGTTGCAGTGGCTGCGGCGCGGCACTTCACCCGAGCAGCCGAAACGCTGGGTATTTCACAGCCGCCCCTGAGCCAACAGATCCAAAAATTGGAGCAAGAGATAGGCACACCGCTACTGCGCCGGTTAACGCGTGGGGTCGAATTGACCAATGCGGGGAAAGTGTTCTATGAGGATGCCTGTCATATATTGACGTTGACGGATGAAGCGATAAAACGGGCGAAAAGTATTGCACGCGGGGAAACGGGCAAGCTGCGGGTGGGTTTTGCCAGCTCGACCGCGTTTCAGCCCATAGTCTTACAGCTGCTCCATGCTTATCGGGAGAAATATCCGGAGGTGATATTGTCGCCCAGTGAAGAGACTATGCCGGTGTTAATGAATGATTTGCATAACGAACATATTGATGTGGCTTTTATCCGCCAGCCCTGTGATGCCAGTAATGAATTCACCTGCAAGGTGCTGGTGGAGGAAGATATGTTGTTGGTGCTGCCACATCATCATCCGCTGCACCGCTTGCCAAAAATCAATCTGCAAACACTACAGCATGAAAAACTGATTATTTTCCCACGAGAGGTTGGCCCCGGATTATATGATGCCATTATCACAGCTTGCTATCGTGCAGGGTTTCAACCTGAGTTAGGGCAGCAATCGCCACAGATGGTTTCGGCGATTGGCATGGTTTCTGCCGGTTTTGGTTTTACTCTGGTACCTCGTTCACTCACAACTATTCAGGCAAATAATGTCACTTATCATGAGATTGATGACAGCTTATTAAAAACCAAGATTACTTTGGCATGGCGGCGGCATGAACATTCAGCAGCGGTACTTAATATGGTGAATATCATTACTCGCAAAAAGCTATCCGCGGGTTAG
- the budA gene encoding acetolactate decarboxylase — MTEPMASHCSCAQEVAKSYIAYQGQHPECIIYQTSLMSALISGVYEGQVTMAELLKHGDFGLGTFNNLDGELVALNSKIYQLRSDGSARSAQPQQKTPFAVMTFFQPTEKRQFEHKMSREQLHKVINDVAATDNLFCALRIDGKFSHVETRTVPRQQRPYKPMLEAIAEQPTFEFEHQHGVIIGFRSPNYTQGINVAGYHEHFITDDRSGGGHVLDYQLEDGILTFGTVAKLVIDLPQEPDFLTANLSPQNLNSAICAVES, encoded by the coding sequence ATGACTGAACCAATGGCATCGCATTGCTCGTGTGCTCAAGAGGTGGCAAAAAGCTATATTGCTTATCAGGGCCAGCATCCAGAGTGCATTATTTATCAAACCTCACTGATGAGCGCATTGATTAGCGGGGTTTACGAAGGCCAGGTTACAATGGCTGAGTTATTGAAACACGGCGATTTTGGATTAGGAACATTTAACAATCTCGATGGCGAACTCGTCGCATTAAACAGTAAAATTTATCAATTACGATCCGATGGCAGCGCCCGCTCCGCCCAACCACAGCAGAAAACCCCTTTTGCAGTGATGACTTTTTTTCAACCGACTGAAAAACGCCAATTCGAACATAAAATGAGCCGGGAACAGCTCCACAAGGTGATTAACGATGTTGCCGCAACAGATAATCTGTTTTGTGCGCTCCGCATTGATGGCAAATTCAGCCATGTTGAAACCCGCACCGTGCCGCGCCAACAGCGCCCCTATAAACCCATGCTTGAAGCTATCGCCGAACAACCCACCTTTGAGTTTGAGCATCAACATGGCGTGATCATTGGTTTTCGCAGCCCAAACTATACCCAAGGCATTAATGTTGCTGGTTATCACGAACATTTTATTACCGATGACCGCAGCGGCGGTGGCCACGTGCTGGATTACCAACTGGAAGACGGCATTCTGACCTTTGGCACTGTCGCCAAATTGGTTATCGACCTGCCGCAGGAGCCAGATTTTCTTACAGCAAACCTTTCCCCACAGAATCTCAACAGCGCGATTTGCGCCGTAGAGAGCTAA
- the alsS gene encoding acetolactate synthase AlsS, giving the protein MINEPNILAWKSGADLVVNHLEQQGVKQVFGIPGAKIDRVFDSLEDSSINTIVVRHEANAAFMAAAVGRLTGKAGVALVTSGPGCANLVTGLATATSEGDPVVALGGAVKRSDSLKITHQSMDTVSIFRPVTKFSAEVTASAALGEVLGNAFRSAEFGRQGAAFVSLPQDILNKPITGRALIHQVCPQSGSAPLHEIIAVAKLVNQAKNPILLLGLMASQPANAQAIRRLLHHSKIPVTSTYQAAGVVDQAHFDHFAGRVGLFNNQAGDKLLQQADLIITIGYSPVEYDPALWNNGRATLIHIDILPAEIDAAYQPEKELLGDIAATLEVLNQQIHGPVILTSQTQAILEDRCRQRRDLANRADKMNGFAIHPLRLVRAMQDIVNNDVTLCVDMGSFHIWIARYLYSFRARQVLMSNGQQTMGVALPWAIAAALVNPQQKVVSVSGDGGFMQSSMELETAVQLKSNLLHIIWVDNGYNMVEIQERKKYHRSSGVSFGPIDFKMYAESFGAKGFAVESADELTVKLHQAMDTQGPAVIAIPVDYSDNYRLMEELNISQLL; this is encoded by the coding sequence ATGATAAACGAACCTAATATTCTGGCCTGGAAAAGCGGTGCCGATCTGGTGGTTAATCATTTAGAGCAGCAAGGTGTGAAACAGGTATTTGGCATTCCGGGCGCTAAAATTGATCGGGTATTTGATTCACTGGAAGATTCCAGCATCAACACCATCGTGGTACGTCATGAAGCGAATGCCGCCTTTATGGCCGCTGCGGTTGGTCGATTGACCGGTAAAGCCGGTGTCGCACTGGTGACCTCCGGGCCGGGTTGTGCCAATCTGGTTACCGGCCTTGCTACAGCGACCTCCGAAGGGGATCCGGTGGTGGCGTTAGGCGGTGCGGTTAAACGCTCCGATAGTTTGAAAATAACCCACCAAAGTATGGATACCGTGAGCATCTTCCGCCCGGTAACTAAATTTAGCGCAGAAGTGACAGCTTCTGCGGCACTTGGCGAAGTGCTGGGGAATGCCTTCAGAAGCGCTGAGTTTGGCAGACAGGGGGCCGCCTTTGTCAGTTTGCCACAAGATATTCTCAATAAACCCATCACCGGACGGGCGCTAATTCATCAAGTTTGTCCACAAAGCGGTAGCGCACCACTCCATGAAATTATTGCTGTGGCTAAATTAGTTAATCAGGCGAAAAACCCCATCTTGTTACTGGGATTAATGGCCAGCCAACCGGCCAATGCGCAAGCGATTCGGCGCTTACTTCATCACAGCAAAATACCGGTCACTAGCACCTATCAGGCCGCCGGTGTGGTTGACCAAGCACATTTCGACCATTTTGCGGGGCGGGTCGGGTTATTTAATAATCAGGCGGGCGATAAACTACTGCAACAAGCTGATTTGATTATCACTATCGGTTATAGCCCGGTGGAGTATGACCCCGCGTTATGGAACAACGGCCGGGCGACACTGATACATATCGATATTTTACCCGCTGAGATAGATGCAGCTTATCAGCCGGAAAAAGAGCTATTGGGTGATATCGCCGCCACATTGGAGGTACTCAATCAGCAGATACATGGCCCGGTAATTTTAACCTCTCAAACACAGGCAATACTGGAAGATCGCTGTCGTCAACGGCGCGACCTGGCCAATCGTGCAGATAAAATGAATGGTTTCGCCATCCACCCACTGCGGCTGGTGCGGGCAATGCAGGATATTGTCAACAATGACGTGACGCTTTGTGTCGATATGGGGAGTTTCCATATTTGGATTGCCCGCTATCTCTACAGCTTCCGTGCCCGGCAAGTTTTAATGTCAAATGGCCAGCAGACTATGGGCGTCGCCCTGCCGTGGGCCATTGCGGCTGCACTGGTAAATCCGCAGCAAAAAGTGGTTTCTGTCTCTGGGGATGGGGGTTTTATGCAATCCAGCATGGAGTTGGAAACTGCGGTGCAGCTTAAAAGTAACCTGCTGCATATCATCTGGGTGGATAACGGCTACAACATGGTGGAAATTCAGGAGCGGAAGAAATACCACCGCTCATCTGGTGTCAGTTTTGGCCCGATAGATTTTAAAATGTACGCGGAATCCTTTGGGGCAAAAGGCTTTGCTGTTGAATCTGCTGATGAATTAACCGTTAAATTACATCAGGCAATGGATACTCAAGGCCCGGCCGTCATCGCCATTCCGGTGGATTATTCAGATAACTACCGCTTGATGGAAGAACTGAATATCAGCCAGTTGTTGTGA
- the asd gene encoding aspartate-semialdehyde dehydrogenase: protein MKNVGFIGWRGMVGSVLMQRMIEERDFDGIRPVFFSTSQHGQAAPSFTGQQGTLQDAYDIDALSALDIIITCQGGDYTNEIYPKLRETGWQGYWIDAASSLRMRDDAIIILDPVNHGVIQQGLDKGIKTFAGGNCTVSLMLMSLGGLFANDLVEWASVATYQAASGGGARHMRELLTQMGMLHADVAKELQDPASAILDIERKVTAATRSGKLPTDNFGVPLAGSLIPWIDKALDNGQSREEWKGQAETNKILNTGSVIPVDGLCVRVGALRCHSQAFTLKLKKDVPLPEIEQLLATHNDWVRVIPNDRELSMRELTPAAVTGTLNTPVGRLRKLNMGPEYLSAFTVGDQLLWGAAEPLRRMLRILL from the coding sequence ATGAAAAACGTTGGTTTTATCGGCTGGCGCGGTATGGTCGGCTCAGTACTCATGCAACGCATGATTGAAGAACGCGACTTTGACGGGATCCGCCCAGTCTTTTTCTCTACCTCTCAACACGGCCAAGCCGCTCCGTCTTTCACCGGTCAGCAAGGTACGTTGCAAGATGCTTATGATATTGATGCGCTGAGTGCATTGGATATTATCATTACTTGTCAGGGTGGAGATTATACCAACGAAATTTATCCAAAGCTGCGAGAAACTGGCTGGCAAGGTTATTGGATTGACGCCGCGTCCTCTCTACGGATGCGCGATGACGCAATTATCATTCTGGACCCAGTAAACCACGGTGTCATTCAACAGGGGCTGGATAAAGGGATCAAAACCTTTGCCGGTGGTAACTGTACCGTCAGCCTGATGCTGATGTCATTGGGCGGTTTGTTTGCTAATGATTTGGTTGAGTGGGCATCTGTTGCCACTTATCAGGCAGCCTCTGGTGGTGGCGCACGTCACATGCGCGAATTGCTGACCCAAATGGGTATGTTGCACGCCGATGTGGCAAAAGAGCTGCAAGATCCTGCCTCAGCTATTTTGGATATCGAACGTAAAGTGACTGCGGCCACTCGCAGTGGCAAATTGCCGACCGACAACTTTGGCGTGCCCTTGGCGGGTAGTTTAATTCCGTGGATCGACAAAGCGCTGGATAACGGGCAGAGCCGTGAAGAGTGGAAAGGCCAGGCTGAAACCAACAAGATTTTGAATACCGGCAGTGTTATCCCGGTTGATGGTCTGTGTGTTCGTGTCGGCGCACTGCGTTGCCATAGCCAGGCTTTTACACTGAAGCTGAAAAAAGATGTGCCGCTGCCTGAAATTGAGCAATTGCTGGCAACTCACAATGACTGGGTTCGCGTTATCCCGAATGATCGCGAGTTGAGTATGCGCGAACTGACCCCAGCGGCAGTGACCGGTACGTTGAATACTCCTGTTGGCCGCCTGCGTAAATTGAATATGGGGCCGGAGTATCTCTCCGCCTTTACTGTGGGTGACCAATTGTTATGGGGCGCTGCTGAACCACTGCGCCGTATGCTGCGAATTTTGCTGTAA